GCACGATCCCGACGGGGAGCACGGCCCACACCAGCACCGCGCAGATCCCCGCCCGCCGCCCGTACACGTGGTCCGCGACCGCGAAGATCCCCCAGGCCGCCGCGAGCGAGGCGACCGAGGAGACCGCGAAGCCGGCGCCGGCGTACGACAAAGGGGTCGTCGCGTGGAGCAGCCTCTCCAGCCAGGGCAGCAGCGGGAAGAAGGCGAGATTGGAGTGGACGTCGCCGTTCGGCAGTCGGACCTCGTAGCCGTATCCCAGCTCGGCGACCCTCGTGTACCAGAGGGCGTCCCAGCGGGCGGTGAGCAGGGTGTACGCGCTCTTGTCGCGGGCCGCGCTCCACAGGACGAGGGCGAGCAGGCCCAGGGCGCGCACGGCCGCGTACCCGAGGAGGGCGGGGGCTGCCCGGCGCAGGGCCGCGGAGCCGGGGGGCGTCGCGCGCACGTCAAGATCGGTCACGGGCCGATTATCGACGGCGTGCCCGGCTGCCGGGACCGCCGGGGCGCACTGACCGACGCACGTGGCAGGGCGGGGGAGGCCCGCGAGCGGCCGGGGAGCGGACCGGGGAGCGGGCCGGGAGCGGTGCGCGAACGACCCGCGACCCGTACGACGTGGCCCGCCGCGAGTGGCGTACGCCACACGGGTTGCCCCTGAGCGGTGAGAGGTCCGCCACGTGGCCCCGGCGCGAACTCGCGTACGCTGCGTGTCACTCGTGTTCGTCTGCGCGGGCCGGAGACCACCGCTCCTCTCCGGCCGAGCCACGGGGAGTCCCCACCTCGTGAGCCCGCCGAACCGAGGGATCACCTGGGAGGTACGTACATGTCCGGGACGACCACGGCCGCCGTCGGGCTGCGCCGTCGGGCGGCCGGGGCCGGTGCCAACCGCTGGGTCGTCCTGGTGGTGCTGTGCGTCAGCCTGCTCCTGGTCGCCGTCGACGCGACGGTGCTGCACGTGGCGGTGCCCGCCGTCACCGAGGACCTGCGGCCCGGCGCCATCGAGCTGCTCTGGATCGTCGACACCTATCCGCTGGTCTGCGCCTCGCTGCTGATCCTGTTCGGCACGCTCGGCGACAAGGTGGGCCGAAGACGAATCCTGCTGCTCGGGTACGCCCTGTTCGGCGTCGCCTCCGCGCTGGCCGCCTTCGCGGGCAGCGCCGAGGTGCTGATCGTGGCGCGGGCGCTGCTCGGCGTCGGCGGCGCGATGATCATGCCGGCGACGCTGTCGATCCTGCGGCAGGTGTTCCCCGACCGCCGCGAGCGGGCGCTGGCGATAGGCATCTGGAGCGCGGTGGCCGCCGTGGGCGCGGCCGTGGGCCCGCTGCTCGGCGGCTTGCTGCTGGAGCACTTCTGGTGGGGCTCGGTCTTCCTGGTCAACATCCCGCTGATGCTCGTCAGCCTGCCGGTGGGGCGACTGCTCCTGCCCGAGTCGAAGGGCGCGGGGGACGGTCCCTGGGACGTGGTCGGTGCGCTGATGGCGGCGGCGGGGCTGTTCTGCGCGGTGTTCGGCGTGAAGCGGCTCGGCGGCGGGGAGGCCGGTCCGCTCACCGTGCTCCCGCTGGCGGCCGGCGTGGTGCTGCTCGTGGCGTTCGTCCGCCGTCAGCGGCGGCGGGCTCACCCGCTGGTGGATCTCCGGATGTTCGGACGGCCGGCGTTCAGCACGTCGGTGGGGTGCATCGTGCTGGCGATGCTGGCGCTGGTCGGCCTCGAGCTGATCGCGGCGCAGTACCTCCAGCTGGTGCTGGGGCTGTCCCCTCTGGAGACGGGTCTGCGCCTGCTGCCCCTGACGTTCGCCGCGATGGCGGCGGGGCTGGCCGGGGCGCGGCTGTTGCGGCAGTTCGGGCCCCGCCGGATGGTGTGCGGGGGGTTCGTCCTGACGGCCGCGGCGGTGCTGACGCTGACCGCGATGGGCGAGTCGGACAACACGGGGCTGTTGCTGTGCGGCTTCCTGCTGCTGGGCTTCGGTCTGGAGACGACCCTCTTCGCGGCGTACGAGTCGATGCTGAGCGAGGCCCCGCCGGAACAGGCGGGCGGGGCGGCGGCCATCGGAGAGACCTCGTACCAGCTGGGCGCGGGCATCGGCATAGCGCTGCTCGGCAGTGTGATGAACGCGGCGTACGCGCCCGGGCTGAGCTCCGTTCCCGGGGTGCCCGCGTCGGCGTCGGCCGCGGCGGGGCATTCGCTGGGCGAGGCCTACGAGGTCGCCGGGCGGCTCGGCGGACCGGCCGGAGCGGCCCTGCGTGCCACGGCCCGGGGCTGCTTCGTCCACGGACTGCATGTGACGTTGCTGGTCAGCGCCGGGTTGCTGCTGCTCGGGGCGGTGATGGCGCTGCGCCTGCCGCGGACCATGCAGTGCGAGTCGCCGCCCGTGGAGCTGCCCGCTCCCAGGGAGGTCGCGCCGTCCCGCGTCTCCGTGTGACGGCTCGCCGGGTGGACGTGCGGCGCGTCGCGTCGTAACGTCACCCGGGACATCCTGACTAGCGGTGCTAGTTTTACCTGGCTGGCGATGCTGGTCTTCTTGGTTCTGCCGGAGGCTGCCGTATGTCCGCGTCCTCGAAGTTGCCGCCCTTCGACCCCGCCGACCCGCTCGGGCTCGACGACCTGCTCGAGCCGGAGGACCTCGCGGTCCGCGACACCGTGCGCGGCTGGGCGGCGGACCGGGTGCTGCCGAACGTCGCCGAGTGGTACGAGCGCGGGGAGCTGCCCGTCATCCGGGAGCTCGCGCGGGAGCTCGGCGGGATCGGCGCACTCGGCATGTCGCTCGACGGCTACGGCTGCGCGGGAGCGAGCGCCGTCCAGTACGGGCTCGCCTGCCTGGAGCTGGAGGCCGCCGACTCCGGGATCCGGTCCCTCGTCTCCGTGCAGGGCTCCCTCGCCATGTACGCCGTCCACCGCTTCGGCAGCGAGGAGCAGAAGCAGGCGTGGCTGCCCCGGATGGCGGCCGGCGAGGTCATCGGCTGTTTCGGGCTCACCGAGCCGGACCACGGCTCCGACCCCGCCGGCATGCGGACGCACGCCAAGCGCGACGGCTCCGACTGGGTCCTCAACGGGCGCAAGATGTGGATCACCAACGGTTCCGTCGCGGGCGTCGCCGTGGTGTGGGCGCAGAGCGACGACGGGATCCGGGGGTTCGTCGTGCCGACCGACAGCCCGGGCTTCTCGGCCCCGGAGATCAGGCACAAGTGGTCCCTGCGGGCGAGTGTGACCAGCGAGCTCGTCCTCGACGACGTGCGGCTGCCCGCCGACGCCGTGCTGCCGGAGGTCACCGGTCTGAAGGGGCCGCTCAGCTGTCTGAACCACGCCCGCTACGGCATCGTGTGGGGAGCGATGGGGGCGGCCCGCTCCTGTTTCGAGGCCGCCGTCGGATACGCGAAGACCCGTGAGCAGTTCGGGCGGCCCATCGGCGGCTTCCAGCTCACCCAGGCCAAGCTCGCCGACATGGCGGTCGAACTGCACAAGGGGATCCTGCTCGCCCACCATCTGGGGCGGCGCATGGACGCCGGCCGCCTGCGTCCCGAGCAGGTCAGCTTCGGCAAACTCAACAACGTGCGGGAGGCGATCGAGATCTGCCGGACCGCGCGTACCGTCCTCGGGGCCAACGGGATCTCGCTCGAGTACCCGGTCATGCGGCACGCGACGAATCTCGAGTCGGTGCTCACCTACGAGGGCACCGTCGAGATGCACCAGCTCGTGCTGGGCAAGGCGCTCACCGGACTCGACGCCTTCCGCTGACCCCCGGAGGGGGCAGGGCCGGCGAGCGGCCCTGCCTCAGCTCTGGTTGAAGAAGCCGTCCGTCCGGCGCGCGGACGGGTCCCCGTTCACGATCTCCGTGTTGGCGGGGGTCAGCAGGAACACGCGGGTGGACACCCGCTCGATCGAACCCCGCAGGCCGAAGATCAGACCGGCCGCGAAGTCGACGACGCGCTTGGCGTCGGCGGACTCCATCGCGGTGAGGTTCATGATGACCGGCACGCCCTCGCGGAACAGCTCACCGATCGCCCGCGCGTCCCGGAAGCTGTCCGGGGTGACGGTGCCGATCCGGCGGCCCTTCTCCTCGGCCGTGTCCGTGGCCACCTTCACGCGGGGGTCGGTGACCCAGGCGTCGCCGGAGTCGGTCCCCTCGGAATAGTCGTCGTCGTAGTAACGCTCGTCATCGTTGTCGTCGACGAGGCCAAGCCAGGCACTCGCCTTGCGCACCGATCCCATGGACGCCTCCTCTCACAGCGGTCATTCTGCTTTCCGCATTCCCCATGGTCGTCCATGATGCGGATGTCGCGCCAAGTGGATAGACGCCGTGCGGGGGGTTTGTGACGGTACTGGTGCACAGGGAATCCGTCGAGAGCCCGCGTCTCCCAAGGGTCCTACCGGATACGACTGCTGACTGTGAGTGAAATATGATTCTTCGTGGCGGATGGGTGACGCTCGGTGCGTCCGGGTGAACGAGTGCCCCGGATCCGGCACGACAATCAGTCGATAGCATGCGGCAGCTCAATGTCCCAAGGACGACGGGGGTTGTCGTGTTCGGAATCGTCAGACCGTGCTCTCACCGGCTCGGGGAGAGCCTCAAGACCCAGTGGATGGCGCACCTGTGCGGGCTGTGTCTCGCGCTGCGCGGCGACCACGGGCAGTTCGCGCGGGTCGTCACCAACTACGACGGCCTGCTCATCTCGGTTCTGACGGAGGCTCAGGCCGAGCGCGCCACGGCCGGCGGGTGGCGGCGCACGGCGGGACCGTGCCCGCTGCGCGGCATGCGCACCGCGTCCGTCGCCCAGGGCGAGGGCGCCCGGCTCGCGGCCGCCGTCTCGCTGGTGCTCGCCTCCGCCAAGGTGCGCGACCATGTCGCCGACGGGGACGGCCTGCTCGCGCGGCGGCCGGTCGCCGTCGCCGCGCGCCGGGTCGCCGCCGGTTGGGGACGGGCCGGAGAACGGAGCGGGGCCGCCGTCGGGTTCGACACCGCCGTCCTGGTCGACGCCGTGGACCGGCAGATCGGCATCGAAGCGCTCGCCGGACCCGGCACCCCGCTGCTGACCGTCACCGAGCCGACCGAGACCGCCACCGCCGCCGCCTTCGCGCACACCGCGATCCTGGCCGGCCGGCCGGACAACACCGCGCCGCTCGCGGAGGCCGGCCGCCTCTTCGGACGTCTCGCGCATCTGCTGGACGCGGTCGAGGACCGGGAGGCGGACGCCGCGGCCGGAGCCTGGAACCCGCTCACGGCCACCGGGACCCCGCTCACCGAGGCCCGCCGGCTCGCCGACGACGCCCTGCACGGCATCCGGCTCGCCCTCAAGGACGTGGAGTTCGAGGAGGGCCGGCTGGCGCATCTGCTGCTCGCCCACGAGCTGGAGCGTTCCGTCGAGCGTGCCTTCGGCACCCGGTCGTGCGGTCACGCGCACGGGCCCGAGGGCGCGTTCGGTCCGCCCACCGGACCGTACGCCCCGCAGAACCCGGTGGATCCGCACGCGCCCGGCAACCCGTACGGCAACCCCTTCGGCGGCGAGCCGCCCCGGCCCGGCAAGCGGGGCTTCCTGGCCGGCTGCGCGGTCGCGCTCGGGCTGTGCTGCACCTGCAAGGTGTGCTGCGCCGACGAGTTCGAGGGTCCCTGGTCGCGGAAGAAGCGCGAGGGCTTGTGCAACGACTGCGGCGACTGCGGCGACTGCTGTGATTGCGGCAACTGCTGTGACTGCGGTTGCTGTGACGGGTGCGACTGCTGTTCCTGCGACTGCTCCTGCTGACACGGCCGACCGCCTCCGCTGACACGGCGTCACCCGCGAGGCCACGACCGGGTTGCTGTTGCTGTTGCGGTTTCGGGCGGCTCGGCGGGTGCGTCCTGTCCGTTCGTGGCGGCGCTGCCCGTCACCGGTCCGGCGGGGCCGCCGCTGAGCGGCTCGCCGCCCGCACACGTATCCCTGGGTGAGGACGCGGATCTCGTGCGGCCGGTCCGCCGTCATGGCGGGCCGGCCTGGCCGCTCCGGGCGGACCCGCGCCGGGGCGCCGCGCCCGCTGCGCGAAAGGACCAGGGACCATGCCCGGGCGCTCCCGCTCCGACAAGACCGTGCCGCTCGCTGTGAAGATCGTGGTGAGCGGAGGGCTGGGGGTCGGCAAGACCACCTTCATCGGGGCCGTCTCCGAGATCGAGCCGCTTGACACCGAGGCGGCGATCACCCAGGTGTCGGTCGGGATCGACTCGCTCGAGGGCGTGGAGTCCAAGACGACGACCACGGTCGCGCTCGACTTCGGTCGGATCACCCTCGACACGGCCATCGCGCTGTACCTCTTCGGCACGCCCGGGCAGAACCGCTTCACGTTCCTGTGGGACGACCTGGCGGAGGGCGCGCTCGGGACGGTGGTCCTCGCGGACACCCGGCGGATCGAGGACTGCTTCCCGGCCGTCGACTACTTCGAGGCCCGGGGAGCGCCGTTCGTGCTCGCCGTGAACCGGTTCGAGGGTGCGGTGCGCATCGATCCGGAGGAGGTCCGGGACGCCTTGGGTCTGAACGCCGACGTGCCGGTGCTCGAGTGCGACGCCCGGGAGCGGGGTTCCGTGCGGGACGTGCTGGAGGCGCTGATGGACCGGGTGATCGGCTTCCGGGCGGGCCCGGGGACGCGCGACGGGACGGCGCCGGCCGCGGCCGCCGAGAAGGCGCCCGTGTGACGAGGAGCCGGGCGAGGGCGTGGACATGAGACGGGCGGACGCGTGGCGCAGGCCGGGGCGCGGAGGTGAGCCGGCCGGAGGCGTGGAACCGGGCAGGGTCGGACGCGGAGGAGCGGGCGGGGCGGCACGTGGAGGTGCAGGCGGGGCGGCACGTGGAGGTGCAGGCGGGGCCGGGCCTGCAGGCGGGGCCGGGCGTGGAGGTGCGGGCGGCCGGGGCGCGGTGGTGCAGTCGGGTACGGCGCGTAGGGCGTGGGCCTGGGGCGTGACGGCGGACCAGATCGGGGTGTACTGCCTCCGTGCGCCTTGTCGGTCGTTTCGTCCACTCCGCCCTCTCGGCGGGGAACACATGGGGCGTGGAGGTCGAGGCAGTGCGGCACAACCTGGTCTGAGCTGGGGCAAGAGGGCTGCAAGAGGGTTCAACTCACGCAGTTGGTTCACCGTCTGACGGCCGAAAGGCGCCCTTGCGCCTACCGGCCGTTCGGCCGAATACTCCCCCTCAGCGCTTGTCAGGGTCACGGCGTGTCCGAAATGCGGACGAACGTCGATCCTGGCTGCGCCTCACCCGGGCCCCGACCCCACACCACGGGCCCCCGACTTCCCCTGGGAGGGAACGAAACGTGAGGATCAAGCGCACCACCCCCACCACCCCCACCATCCCCACGCACGGCATCTCGAGACGGGCCCGGCTGACCGCCGTCGCCACCGGACTCGTGGCCGCGGCCGCCATCGCGATCCCCCATGCGAACGCGGCCGACGACGCCGTCTACAGCAGCGCCGAACTCAAGAGCGCCGGCGACTCGGTGCTCCGGGCGGACATCCCGGGCACCGCCTGGGCCGTCGACAGCAAGACCAACCGGCTGATGGTCACCGTCGACAGCACGGTGTCGGACGCGGAGATCGCGAAGATCAAGGAGCAGGCGGGCGACAACGCCGGCGCGCTCACGATCAAGCACACGCCGGGCAGGTTCAACAAGCTCATCGGCGGCGGCGACGCCATCTACGGCGGCGGCTACCGCTGCTCGCTCGGCTTCAACGTACGCAGCGGCAGCACCTACTACTTCCTGACCGCCGGGCACTGCGGCGAGGTCGCCTCGACCTGGTACTCGAACTCCGGCCAGACGACCGTGCTGGGCACCAACAGCAGCTACAGCTTCCCGACCAACGACTACGCGCTGGTCCGCTACACCAACACCTCGGTCGCCAAGGCGGGCACCGCGGGCAACACCGACATCACCAGCGCCGGCAACGCCACCGTGGGCCAGTCGGTGATCCGGGACGGCTCCACGACCGGCATCCACACCGGCCGGGTGACCGCCCTCAACGCCACGGTGAACTACGGCGGCGGCGACGTGGTGTACCAGATGATCCAGACCAACGTCTGCGCCGAGGGCGGCGACTCCGGCGGCGCGCTCTACACCTCCGGCGGTGTGGCGCTCGGTCTGACCTCCGGCGGCAGCGGCAACTGCTCGTCCGGCGGCACGACCTTCTTCCAGCCCGTGACCGAGGCCCTGAGCCGTTACGGCGTCAGCGTCTTCTAGCTCCTGGTTCCCGGCCGGGTCCCGCGGCCGACCGCAGGCGAGCCCCCGCACGCAACCGGCGTGCGGGGGCTCGCCCTTGTCCGCGGGGCGGGCTGCCGTCCCGGGGGAGCCGCCCCGCTTCGGGGAGCCCGCACGCGGCGGCAACCGCTTCCCCCGACGTCCTCCACACCTGCGACGACTTCCCCACCCGTGCCGTCCGCCGCGGCGGCGGATTTCGGCCAGGAGCGGGCCCGTCGGAGGTCGGCGCGGTGTGAGGGGTTACTCACCCGTAGCGTTTGCTGTGCGAATTTCCCTGCGGCGGCCCGCCGGTGACCTGCCGAGGTGGGGGACGGTGAAGGCGGGGAGGGCGCGCGGTGCTCACCCTGTGCGCGTCCTGAAGTCGACCTTGTGGGCTCCCTGTGCGGTTCGGAAGAGTGGGCGGCCGTCCACCAGCCTTCCGGCCCGCCGCGGTCCCCACGGCCGCCCGCGCCGACCCCCACAGGAGGAACCGAGTTGCAGCACCGACGCATACCCCGGCGACGGGCGGCCATGGCGGGAGCGGGCGTCGTCGCGCTCGTCGCGGCAGGAGTGACCTTCCAGACTGCGAACGCCAGCGAACCTGCGAAGACCTCGCAGCCCGCCCCGCTCTCGGCCCTCGCGGCCGGAAAACTCGCCTCGTCGCTCGGCCGGGACCTCGGCGCCGACGCGGCGGGCACGTACTACGACGCGAAGAGCAGGATCCTGGTGGTGAACGTCCTCGACAAGGCCGCGGCGAAGACCGTCGAGGCAGCCGGCGCCAAGGCCAGACTCGTCGAGAACTCCCTCGCCGAACTGACCGGCGCCCGCACCGCGCTGGCGACGGACGCGAGCATCCCGGGCACCGCCTGGGTGACCGACCCGACCGCCAACAAGGTCGTCGTCACCGCCGACCGCACCGTCTCCGAGGCCGAGTGGACCACCCTCGCCAAGGTCGTCGCCGGGCTCGGCAAGACGGTGGAACTCCAGCGCACGAAGGGGGAGTTCACGCCCTTCGTGGCCGGCGGCGACGCGATCACCGGCGGCACCGGGCGCTGCTCGCTCGGCTTCAACGTGGTCAAGGGCGGCGAGCCGTACTTCCTGACCGCCGGGCACTGCACGGACGCCATCTCCACCTGGTCGGACTCCTCCGGCGCGCAGATCGGCGCGGTCGAGGTCTCCAGCTTCCCGGGCGACGACTACGGCCTGGTCAAGTACACCGCCGAGGTCGACCACCCGAGCGAGGTGAACCTCTACAACGGCTCCGCGCAGGCCATCACGGGCGCCGCCGAGGCCACCGTCGGCATGAAGGTCACCCGCAGCGGGTCGACCACCCAGGTCCACTCCGGCACGGTCACGGGCCTCGACGCCACGGTGAACTACGGCAACGGGGACGTCGTCAACGGCCTCATCCAGACCGACGTGTGCGCCGAGCCCGGCGACAGCGGCGGTTCCCTCTTCTCGGGCAGCAGTGCCGTCGGCCTGACCTCGGGCGGCAGCGGCGACTGCACGGCCGGCGGGGAGACGTTCTTCCAGCCGGTGACGGAGGCGCTCTCGGCCACCGGGACGCAGATCGGCTGACCCGGCCCGGGCGTGGCCCCGGGCGCGGCCGGCCCGGGGTCACGCCCCGACCCGTCGGAGGTCCCGCCCCGCGTACGCGCGGGGCGGGACCTCACGCCGTTCTCCGCCGGGTGCGCAGCGTCGCCGCGAGCAGCGTGACGACGACCCCTCCGACCGCCCACGCCGACAGCACCAGCAGGGCCGCGGTCATGTCGTTGCCCTGGAAGTAGGCGATCGAGCGCGCCGCCCAGGTCCCCGCGCCCGGCGGCAGCGCCGGGCCGATCGCCCGCCAGAACGGCGGGAGCAGCGGGGGCGGGAGGGCGCCGCCCGCGCTCGGGTTGCCGAGGATCACCACGAGCAGGATGACCAGCCCGACGCCGGCGAGCCCGAAGACGCCCTGGAAGGCGAGGGTGGCCGCGCCGACCGCGAAGATGATCAGTGCGCCGAGCCCCCAGTAGGCCGCGACACCGCCCGGCAGCGCGCCCAGGATCGGGCCGACGATGAGGGCGCCGCCGAGTCCGCCGACGATACCGACGGCGACCATGGCGAGCAGCCGGATCACCGCGCGCCGTGGGGTCGAGCTCCCGGCGCCCGAACTGATCACCATGATCGACGCGCACAGATAACCGCCCACGCACCAGCCGACGGCCAGATAGAACGAGGACAGCCCGTTGGCGTCCTCCCGGTCGGCCGGGACCACGTCGAGGGTCCGCAGGGTGCGCGCCTCGGACTTCTCCAGGGTGGTGGCGAGCGTCACCAGGGTGGCGGCCAGGACCTTTCCGCCGCCGGTGGCCACCAGCAGGGTGTCGGTGGCGCCCGACGGGGAGACGATCAGGGCTCCGTCGATCTCCCGGTTCATGATCTGTTTGCGGGCCGTCGCGGCGTCGGCCACCGTGCGGGGGTCCAGCGGGCTGCCGGGCAGCTTCTCCAGCCGGGCCACGGTCTGCCGGGCGGCCGCCCCCGGCGCGACGACCCCGAAGGGCACGTCCTTCGGCTTCGGGTCGTGCAGCGCCCCCACGTAGGAGGCGATGAAGAGCAGATGGAGGGCGACCACGCCGACGACCAGCAGCGTGGCCCGTGGGGTGACGGCGTCCTTGACCTCGTCGAGAAAGGAGCCGCGCGAGGAGGCGCGGGGCGCGTCGGGCCCGGTCGTCTGCGTCATGTCCCCACGGTCCGGGGCGGGAGGTGTTTCCGCAGGTGGGAGGCGTCCGAACGGCTGTCGTACAGATGTTCGGAATTTGGTCTATGGTGGGGGAGGGAAGGTTGTGAACTGATGTTCGAATCGGGAGGTGCGGATGCCGGGGTTCACGCATCTGCACACCGTCTCCGGGTTCTCCCTGCGGTACGGGGCCTCGCATCCGGAGCGGCTGGCCGAGCGCGCCTCGGAGCGGGGCATGGACGCCCTCGCCCTCACCGACCGCGACACCCTCGCCGGCGCCGTCCGCTTCGCCAAGGCCTGTGCGAAGGCGGGCGTGCGGCCGCTGTTCGGGGTGGACCTGGCGGTGGCGGCGCCCGAGCGGCCGCGGGACGACGCGTCCGTACGGCGGGACCGGCGCCGCGCCCCCGTGCGCGGCGGCGTCTTCCTCGACGAGTCGGCTCCCCGCGTCACCTTCCTCGCCCGTGACGGCGCCCGGGGCTGGGCCGACCTGTGCCGGATCGTCACGGCGGCGCACGCGGGCGAGGAGGGTGCGGGCGTTCCGACGCTGCCCTGGGCCGCGAACCACGGCGACGGCCTGACCGTCCTGCTCGGCCCCGCCTCCGACGTCGGCCGCGCGCTCACCGCGGGCCGCCCGGACCGGGCCGCGAAACTCCTCGTCCCCTGGCGTGAGGTCTATGGCGACGCCCTGCGTCTGGAGGCCGTCTGGCACGGACGCGCCGGCACCGGCCCCGGCTCCCTGCGGCTGGCCGCCCGCACCGTCGGCTTCGCCGCCGAGCAGCGGGTCAGGCCCGTCCTCAGCAACGCCGTCCGGTACGCCGACCCCGGCCAGGGCCCGGTCGCGGACGTCCTGGACGCCGCCCGCCGGCTCGTCCCCGTCGACCCGTCCAAGGAGCTGGACTCGGGCGAGGCGTGGCTCAAGGGCGCGGACGCCATGGTCGTGGCGGCGGAGCGGATCGTGGAGGCCGCGGGCTTCCGGCGCGCCGCCGCCCACCGGCTGCTGGAGCAGACCCGGGCCGCGGCCGCCGAGTGCCTGGTCGACCCCGAGGACGACCTCGGCATGGGCGCCGTCCACTTCCCCGAACCGCACCTCGTCGGCGCGGGCCGGCGCACCGCCCAGCGGGCGCTGGCCTCCCGGGCGGCGGCGGGGATGGTGCTGAAGGGGTACGCCGGCCGGCGCGCC
The window above is part of the Streptomyces sp. NBC_00425 genome. Proteins encoded here:
- a CDS encoding cell division protein SepF, producing the protein MGSVRKASAWLGLVDDNDDERYYDDDYSEGTDSGDAWVTDPRVKVATDTAEEKGRRIGTVTPDSFRDARAIGELFREGVPVIMNLTAMESADAKRVVDFAAGLIFGLRGSIERVSTRVFLLTPANTEIVNGDPSARRTDGFFNQS
- a CDS encoding MFS transporter, with amino-acid sequence MSGTTTAAVGLRRRAAGAGANRWVVLVVLCVSLLLVAVDATVLHVAVPAVTEDLRPGAIELLWIVDTYPLVCASLLILFGTLGDKVGRRRILLLGYALFGVASALAAFAGSAEVLIVARALLGVGGAMIMPATLSILRQVFPDRRERALAIGIWSAVAAVGAAVGPLLGGLLLEHFWWGSVFLVNIPLMLVSLPVGRLLLPESKGAGDGPWDVVGALMAAAGLFCAVFGVKRLGGGEAGPLTVLPLAAGVVLLVAFVRRQRRRAHPLVDLRMFGRPAFSTSVGCIVLAMLALVGLELIAAQYLQLVLGLSPLETGLRLLPLTFAAMAAGLAGARLLRQFGPRRMVCGGFVLTAAAVLTLTAMGESDNTGLLLCGFLLLGFGLETTLFAAYESMLSEAPPEQAGGAAAIGETSYQLGAGIGIALLGSVMNAAYAPGLSSVPGVPASASAAAGHSLGEAYEVAGRLGGPAGAALRATARGCFVHGLHVTLLVSAGLLLLGAVMALRLPRTMQCESPPVELPAPREVAPSRVSV
- a CDS encoding S1 family peptidase: MRIKRTTPTTPTIPTHGISRRARLTAVATGLVAAAAIAIPHANAADDAVYSSAELKSAGDSVLRADIPGTAWAVDSKTNRLMVTVDSTVSDAEIAKIKEQAGDNAGALTIKHTPGRFNKLIGGGDAIYGGGYRCSLGFNVRSGSTYYFLTAGHCGEVASTWYSNSGQTTVLGTNSSYSFPTNDYALVRYTNTSVAKAGTAGNTDITSAGNATVGQSVIRDGSTTGIHTGRVTALNATVNYGGGDVVYQMIQTNVCAEGGDSGGALYTSGGVALGLTSGGSGNCSSGGTTFFQPVTEALSRYGVSVF
- a CDS encoding DUF3533 domain-containing protein, with translation MTQTTGPDAPRASSRGSFLDEVKDAVTPRATLLVVGVVALHLLFIASYVGALHDPKPKDVPFGVVAPGAAARQTVARLEKLPGSPLDPRTVADAATARKQIMNREIDGALIVSPSGATDTLLVATGGGKVLAATLVTLATTLEKSEARTLRTLDVVPADREDANGLSSFYLAVGWCVGGYLCASIMVISSGAGSSTPRRAVIRLLAMVAVGIVGGLGGALIVGPILGALPGGVAAYWGLGALIIFAVGAATLAFQGVFGLAGVGLVILLVVILGNPSAGGALPPPLLPPFWRAIGPALPPGAGTWAARSIAYFQGNDMTAALLVLSAWAVGGVVVTLLAATLRTRRRTA
- a CDS encoding GTP-binding protein translates to MPGRSRSDKTVPLAVKIVVSGGLGVGKTTFIGAVSEIEPLDTEAAITQVSVGIDSLEGVESKTTTTVALDFGRITLDTAIALYLFGTPGQNRFTFLWDDLAEGALGTVVLADTRRIEDCFPAVDYFEARGAPFVLAVNRFEGAVRIDPEEVRDALGLNADVPVLECDARERGSVRDVLEALMDRVIGFRAGPGTRDGTAPAAAAEKAPV
- a CDS encoding S1 family peptidase; translated protein: MQHRRIPRRRAAMAGAGVVALVAAGVTFQTANASEPAKTSQPAPLSALAAGKLASSLGRDLGADAAGTYYDAKSRILVVNVLDKAAAKTVEAAGAKARLVENSLAELTGARTALATDASIPGTAWVTDPTANKVVVTADRTVSEAEWTTLAKVVAGLGKTVELQRTKGEFTPFVAGGDAITGGTGRCSLGFNVVKGGEPYFLTAGHCTDAISTWSDSSGAQIGAVEVSSFPGDDYGLVKYTAEVDHPSEVNLYNGSAQAITGAAEATVGMKVTRSGSTTQVHSGTVTGLDATVNYGNGDVVNGLIQTDVCAEPGDSGGSLFSGSSAVGLTSGGSGDCTAGGETFFQPVTEALSATGTQIG
- a CDS encoding DUF5685 family protein codes for the protein MFGIVRPCSHRLGESLKTQWMAHLCGLCLALRGDHGQFARVVTNYDGLLISVLTEAQAERATAGGWRRTAGPCPLRGMRTASVAQGEGARLAAAVSLVLASAKVRDHVADGDGLLARRPVAVAARRVAAGWGRAGERSGAAVGFDTAVLVDAVDRQIGIEALAGPGTPLLTVTEPTETATAAAFAHTAILAGRPDNTAPLAEAGRLFGRLAHLLDAVEDREADAAAGAWNPLTATGTPLTEARRLADDALHGIRLALKDVEFEEGRLAHLLLAHELERSVERAFGTRSCGHAHGPEGAFGPPTGPYAPQNPVDPHAPGNPYGNPFGGEPPRPGKRGFLAGCAVALGLCCTCKVCCADEFEGPWSRKKREGLCNDCGDCGDCCDCGNCCDCGCCDGCDCCSCDCSC
- a CDS encoding acyl-CoA dehydrogenase family protein, giving the protein MSASSKLPPFDPADPLGLDDLLEPEDLAVRDTVRGWAADRVLPNVAEWYERGELPVIRELARELGGIGALGMSLDGYGCAGASAVQYGLACLELEAADSGIRSLVSVQGSLAMYAVHRFGSEEQKQAWLPRMAAGEVIGCFGLTEPDHGSDPAGMRTHAKRDGSDWVLNGRKMWITNGSVAGVAVVWAQSDDGIRGFVVPTDSPGFSAPEIRHKWSLRASVTSELVLDDVRLPADAVLPEVTGLKGPLSCLNHARYGIVWGAMGAARSCFEAAVGYAKTREQFGRPIGGFQLTQAKLADMAVELHKGILLAHHLGRRMDAGRLRPEQVSFGKLNNVREAIEICRTARTVLGANGISLEYPVMRHATNLESVLTYEGTVEMHQLVLGKALTGLDAFR